GAGGTATGACGACTGGAGCTGTGTTGTACGCTGGACTTGGGCAGCCTGGCGAAAAAAGGAACTGCTTTTTCTGCAGTGCCGCAGATCACAGCACCGAGGACTGCAAAGCAGACATTACCCTAGCGGAAAGGTTCAAGAAACTGGCCAAAGATATGAGGTGCTATCGTTGTACCAAGAAGGGTCATCGGTCAAAGGACTGCCGAGTAAAAGTGGAATGCAGTAAGTGTCGAAGACGACATGCGTCATCGGTTTGTGACCCGTCTAGACAACCGGTAGAAAAGGCTCTGGTCAGTGAAGTGGTTACCACGACGAGCGTCTCTACAACGAACAATCCACAACAGTGCGAGAGAGCAAGAGTAATGCTGCAAACGTTCCGTGCCTGGGCATCGTCGGACACCGAATGCGCTTACCTGAGAGGCATATTCGACGGAGGAAGCCAGCGCACATTTATACGTGATGACATAGCCCGCAGGCTTAAGCTGCCAGTAATTGGGCAAACAACGCTTCAGCTCAACACTTTCGCAGGCGATGCCAGTCGGGACAATATTCGAAAGTGCAAAGTTGTCGAAGTTCGGCTAAGAAGTCAGTTCGCACCAAAGGAGTATGTGGTTCGCGCAACCACCATTGACTTCATTTGTAAGGACCTCGAAGAAACTCCTGCCAGTAACGAATTCGTGTCCTCTGTGCGTGTCCACGGCAACTTCATCGCCGATGACCTCTTATTCCCTAGTGTACGGAGTGAAGGCGAAATAGGACTACTCATCGGATGCGACGAGCTGTGGAAGTTGGTCTCAGGAGAAGTAAAGAGATGCAAGAGTGACGGAAGACTGGTTGCAGTAGAATCAGTTTTCGGATGGACCTTTCAGGGGCCAACCACGGTGACCAGCTACAGTACTACAGACAGTTCAACGACAGCTGTGTGCATACTGAAGGTTGGTGTGGGCACTTCTGATGACGACATTCTGAAACGTTTCTGGGAACTGGATAATCTAGGAATATCCCAGGAGCCTGACAGTAAACAGGAACACAACGCAGAGGTTCTGGAGGACTTCATACAGAAGTTGGAAAGGAGGAACGGCCGTTATGAGGTTGCGCTGCCATGGAAGATGGGCCTGAGTGCGCTAGAAGACAACTATGCAGTAGCTAAAGACCGACTGCAGAGGTTAATGAAACGACTGCAACGAGACAACACCGTACTGGAGTATGATGAAGCTATCCGAAGTTACATAAAAAATGGTCATGCCGAAGAAGTCAACGAGGACAACGGATCCAGTTTGGTTTATTACATGCCACACCGAGCTGTCATCCGGAACAACTCGAGTACAACAAGGGTACGAGTTGTATTTGACGCCTCGTCACATGCAGCAGGGGCATTGTCTCTAAATGATCATTTGGAAAAAGGGCCAAAGCTTAACACAGACTTAGTTGGAGTACTGCTACGTTTCCGGCTACACAAAGTGGCATTGACAGCCGACATCGAGAAAGCCTTTCTGCAGGTGGGAGTCCGGAGTCAAGACAGAGATGCATTGAGGTTCCTCTGGCTTTCGGAGATTCCGACAGCAGACCATCAGGATCCACAGTTACAGTGCTGGAGAATGAAGAGGGTGCCATTTGGGACGACAGCGAGCCCCTTTCTTTTAAGCGCTACCCTGCAGCATCACTTCAAGTCGTTTCTGGACGTCGATGGAAAGTTGGCTGAGTCGTTGCTCAATTCCTTTTACGTGGACGACCTGCTCACCGGAGCTCCAACCGTGGACGAGGCCCTGGATATAGCTTACAGAGCGCAAGAAATATTACTTGAGGCTGGTATGAACTTAACAAAATGGGCTTCAAATGCTGCCGAGATACAACAGGCATTGTCACCACAAGATATCAGCTGTGGTGTGAAGAGGAAATCATTTAACGAGCCCGCCCAGGGCAAGGTGCTCGGTGTTGTCTGGAATCGAGAACTTGACACGTTCACATTCTCTGGAGAACATCTGTTAAGCATCATTAGAGACACACAACTAAGCAAGCGGTCAGTGCTACAGGCCTCAGCTAGGATATTTGATCCACTCGGCTTTATTGCACCCTACACGATCCGGGTCAAGATCATTTTTCAAGAACTATGGAAGGCTGGACTACAGTGGGACGCTCCCCTACCGGCAGATTTAGCGACCATGTGGCGATCCTGGATTTCAGAGCTACCAGAGCTGTGCAGTATATCCTTGGAGAGGTGTTTGTTACCTGTCAACGGGACAGAATACGTCTACGAGCTGCACGTATTCACAGATGCATCACCACAAGCTTACGGGGCCTGCGCCTTTCTGCGAACGAAAAATGAGTGTGAAGAAAGGAAAGTGCGACTGATCTTCGCCAAGACACGTGTCGCGCCGATCAAGACGCTCACGCTCCCACGGTTAGAACTAATGGGAGCTGTGATAGGAGTACgaattgccaatttcgtcagATCGTCGCTGGCGGTGGTAGTAAAAGGTGTGACATTCTGGACAGACTCTACAATTGCTTTGAGTTGGATCAAGGGTGACGCTACGCGGTGGAGACCGTTTGTACGGAACAGAGTCGTCGAGATCCAAGTACACAGTGAAGCGAAGCAGTGGAGGCACTGCCCAGGGAGCGAGAACCCGGCCGACGCACTGACAAGAGGACTTACCGTCAAGAAGCTGATCGACGAGAGGCAATGGTTCGAAGGTCCCGGCTGGCTAACTAAGAACGAGGAATTATGGCCAGACATAACGTCTAAAGGTCCAAGCTGTCTCGACTCCGTTGAAGACGAGCGAAGAACAGAAACCGTGACCATGACTCACACTGAAGAGAGTCCCATTCCTGCATTATTTGATCTGAGTAGACACAGTAACTACCAGCGCGTGCTGCGCGTTACAGCGTGGATCACGAGGTTTATTCGGAACTGTCGTTCAACATCAAAAATCGGTGGTTCACTCAGTGCTACTGAAATTGGAGAGGCGGAAGATTTCTGGACCAGACATGTACAGACAGAAGCTTTTCCAGAAGAAATGACTGCGTTGAAAGAGAAGGGGGCTATCTCCAATACGTCGAAAATAGCACAGTGGCGGCCCTTCTTGGACGACAACGGAGTCCTACGTTTGACAGGAAGACTGCAGTACTCCAACCATACGGAAGGGGTAAAGCACCCAATACTACTGCCCAAACAACATGCATTCGTGGCGCTCCTGGCTGACAATGCTCATcggcgaatgctccatggcggGGTGCAGTCCTCACTGACAGCTTTGAGAGAGCGTTGGTGGATTATCAAAGCGAGGCAGTTGGTAAAGTCCATCGTGCACCGATGTAAGGTCTGCGCAAAATTTCGTGTACCGAGAGGAGCAGCACCTACTGCGCCTTTACCAACAGAGCGTTTGACACCCACACACCCCTTTGACACTACCGGCATAGACTTCGCTGGACCCCTGTACATCAAGGAGGCTTCGGGATCGTCTACCAAGTCATATATTGCATTGTTTACGTGTGCGACGTCGAGGGCCGTACACTTAGAACTTGTTATGGACTTAACCACGAAGTCATTCATCAGGGCGTTCCGGCGCTTCATTTCAAGGAGGGGAACTCCGTCGACTATATTTAGTGACAATGCACTGACCTTTAAGAAAGCAGCCAAGGATATAGGGAAGCTTTGGAGCGCCATACGGAGCCAAGAAGCGCAGGATTTCGTAGCCACAAACCGAATAAGTTGGAAGTTTATTGTAGAGAGGGCGGCCTGGTGGGGCGGAATGTGGGAGAGGATGGTGCGCACAGTTAAAGCTTCCTTGAGGAAGGTGCTCGGACGTCAATGCCTTACGTACGAAGAAATGATGACGTTACTGCACGAAGTAGAGGCAGTGGTGAATTCTAGACCACTCACTTTCTTACATTCCAACCCAGATGAGCCCAGCGCTCTCACTCCCGGTCACCTACTTATAGGAAAAAATCTAATAGCACTTCCAGACACAAAGGACGCATCATCAGTTCCCTGTACCAAGACTGACACCACCAACAGAAGATGGATGTATAGACAAAGACTTGCGGACCTTTTTTGGAAGAGGTGGAGACATGAATATCTGCTCGAACTACGATCTGCCCATCAATCCAACCAGGTTCCCGAGTCGCGCACAGTGTCAAGAGGTGACGTTGTCATTGTCCATCAAGATAAGGTTCCAAGACATCTGTGGACACTAGGTCGAGTCACGGAAGTCTACAAGGGAAGAGATGGAAACATTCGGTCGTGCGAGTTAAGACTTCCAAGCGGCCACACTACGCGCCGACCAGTACAATTGGTGTATCCCCTGGAGGTTCAAGACCGCGAGTGTTGATGACTCACTCTCGCGCGGGGAGGGTGTTGAATATGTTATGTAAAGACGACGAAGTTTGTAGTTTTTTGGGGtgatgttttcttcttctttttttggtgAACGGACTCGTAGCACGTTCGTTATGTTCGATTCTGTAAGGACGAGGTGGACGGATTAAAAGGTTGCTGGATTTTCTAAGAGCTGCGAGGTTTCAGCTTCACTTCTTCCACAGAGAGGGATCTTCGGATTCTTCAACAAAGGGGAGGGGGGCGTTTTAGATTTACCCTGCTCTGGGCGCAAAGTTGTCTCGCTATGGCTCTGGAACTGTGGAAATCCCTAAAATTGGCCTTTCAATAGCATTTAGCAAATGCTTGATTTATAAATTAACTAATAGCAAATGTTTTGAAAATTTATCAGTAGATTGTTTCCATAATGAAGTATTTAATGGCTCTCAAGTTGAGCATCCCCTTtcaccctctctctctctcgttttgtCCGTTCCTGTGAGACGCGTTTGAGAATGTCTCCTTCTCCTTGGCACTTCATGGATCAAGCACAAAATATttaacaaataaaaagaatcgaGTCATCAGCATAGCCCTTTAATTAATAAACCACTGCAATATCCTCTGAACTATACACTTCAAAACTTCTAGCACTTGTCTACATCCGACTAAGGGGGGATATTCCAAGTAGTTGAAGCCCTTGTGATAAGACCTTTCTTGATGCATGGAATAAAAGTAGTCTTGCCTGAAATACACAAAGGGCTCACCAAGTGACACCTTGTGCATGTTGAAATGTATAACTTACAGAAGCAAGATCGCTGTCCTGGCCCTTCACCATTAGTGCCTTGTTGGCTCGACTAACGGCATGGCTGTAAACAGTGTTTAGATTTTAGTCAAAGGGACAAAATATGTATTATCATAGTTCGAATAATAGACCAAGCGTACCTTAGAGAGAACAGGTATTGAACCAGGACACATGGTTCCATTTCGGAGTATGCCTCGAGAACAGTTTCATCCCACCTGCAGTGAGACCAAGCTCCAAATGAAGTCTAAGCCACTGCAGATTGTCTACTCTCTCGCTGTCTACAGAGGAAGGGACAGAAGAGGTTTGCTCGATTACTACCTTGCCAGTTGCACTGCTACTTCAAGGGCTTCAGGTTCCTTTAGCAATGCTGTGTCGCAGTTCAGGTCAACTGGGACGGCAGCCTTCTCTTCGAGACTGTGGTAGGTAATAGAGATACTTACTTCAGAGTTCTGTTCCTGGCCCACATTGGATCCAGATTTGATGTTTGAATTTACCAACGTAAGAATTAAAACTGCGGGGTCACTCGCCGTATATACTAGTAGAATTAgtacacttttttttcattaaaaatgtaGCTCAATTGACGGGGTTCATAAATTACGTAAGAAAAAAAGTGCATCTAAATGCTCAAGGTACATTCAACGGTCAATATGAGGGCTGTTCAATAAGTATCCAGCCACATTTATTTCCGCACACAGTGTGTGAAGCGGCGTACATCGAGATCATAACAATTTCACTTCGTGCGAAACGACGGAACGCGTGGAGTGGCTGTGCTCAACAACGTTTTTGCCAGAAGCTTGGAGATGCCAAACCGGAAACaattacagtagaatctcgatgatacgatcacggatgatacgaattcttttccggtcccggccggaatgcctatcCTTCCCATATATTAGAGTTTGGATGATACGAAtgcgttatcttgcctttacggatgatacgaatgagccgaggatgcgacagacccaagcagcacaatgtactgaaagtcgagtacaataggggtggacgggtaggtggaaggccttgaacagactcgtgaaactaaagaacattgataagacacatataccgtccacccctattgcactcgactttcggtacattgtgctgcttggggaactCGTTCCCTCGTGACGCTAGAgcgcgcgagtcatgctgctgcgtctttcgaaaagggagggcgatccccaccacgaactcccttatATCATGcagcgcaatgcaagcaatgacttttcttttggtggtggtggtggtgataagatcaaagggattgaacggcccggaaccttatcaccttatctctgttttgacctttttacccccctcgcaacaataaaccgcgaaactgcccaagcagcacaatgtactgaaagtcgagtgcaataggggtgaacgggtaggtggaaggccttgaacacgcacttgcaactaaagaacattgataagacacataccgtccacccctattgcactcgactttcagtacattgtgctgcttgggtgtgtgacatcgctctggcggaaaacagcgaccagaaccccagaacacgtggagggaacatatcaggacaacttgtggcaacattaggcgtcaccattccgcaagtcggcttcacctaacgcctgcttgctttaggagaagctcgctttagaccactgtcgcgcgactcgcgggtgaaaagcacgtgctacgtcttttgaatcatctcgcgtatttgggcagcattggccaaaaacggagacacaaaagcgttaaaaccgacctctttcattgacagtaacggaaaatgaacagtcactgtctattttcttgcctcaatttttattttggtttaaatCGTtttatacgaatttcggatgataggaatttcggatgataggaattttttccgcgaccccgtgagattcgtatcatcgagattctactgtagcaAAATTCGACGGAGTTTTGGGGACGATGCCTTGGAGATTATTGAAATAAGAGAGTAGAGCTAATGCTTCAAAGATGGTCACATACCAGAGGAGACATCAAGGTGCTGTTGATTGCTAGTTTTGACTCCAGTGTCATCGTGAGTACGAACCGGAATGACAAACAATTAACAAACGTACACGATGAGGAAGCTCGTTGTCTTCATGATGCAGTTCAATGCTCAACGAGGTCATTTCACGATTCGTTTCTTCCACGTACATCATTGGAGTGGAACCGCCTTCACGGTACCATCACCTCCATTATCGAAGTTAAGCAATttaagagttttttttttttttaattccgcgttagtgccgcgaagcaaaaTTTAAAAAGCGTTTATGCGATTATTTCTCTGCAGAGTCGTTTTTCATTCTACATGATGTACACTcctgctgtctttttttttttttttctcctctgatATACTCAAACCcttcacttttttttcacatatacatatatacgcaaaTTGTTCAATTCAATTTGTGCAATTTGTTCAATAAGTGCAATTTTGTTCATATGGagataatttggaaatatttttgTATGCTGCTTATATTAACATCTTCTTAgcaatttattttactaaaaaacAAGCTTTTGGACGGAGCACCTCACGAATGACGGACTCCGTTCGAAAGCTTGTTCTtgagtaaaataaattatttgaatggTTCAATCtatttaaatacttatcttgtttccataaaactaagaaacaatcaaaagcaaaaccatgctacttttaaacttgcaatgtaagagttcctgcctgaactgtTTCAGTCCacagcaatgtaaacaaacaaacaaggaaacaTTCGCCAGACAATCAGGCGTTCGGCAGACTCCGCAGGCGCccattttaaaaagaaacaaacaaacttggctggtggattcgaaagattcaattcgctgttttgggcatGGATTTGGGCACGGATGGGCACGAATTTGGGCTGTTTGGGATTTGGATTCCCGAATCTCAAATCCCTGCCAAGGATTTGAGGATTTGCCGATTCGGTTGGCCTGTCCCTACATTTTACGGACCCTCTGCACACAGAGGACAGGTGTCGTCTCTCCCTACCTGCAGAGCCTGGCATGAGCGTACTGCAAGGAAACTCCCGAGTCGCCTCGATTGTGGAGAGCTTGATCCCAAGAGAAATGGGTATCCCTCGCTCGGCGCATCCGCAAGGCAGCCACAAAAACACCTGCTATACCGAGGGTGTCGGCGACAGCCTCAGCATCTTCACCGAACACACGAGTGGCTGCAAAGAAAATATTTTAGGGGGAAGAGGAAGATTTTTCCAAGAAAACACCCACTTTGTGTGGCTTGCATTGCCTGAGCAGCTCGGTCCTTGGCCTCAGCTAAGAGTGACTCCAGGAGCACAATTTCTCCCTTCCTTGTGCTCATGCCCTGAATTCGGCCAAACTTTACATGCTTGATTGACCTGTTAAGTAAGTGTTAAATGCAGCCATTTTTGAAAACCGAGCTAGTTTTGAGGCCTGTACAATGCAAAacatacacaaaacaaaaaaggaccACTGATGTACAGGTGAGTCACTACTTGAATGAGCTGTAACATTATGCAGTGCAGCCACAAGGGGGGTCATATGCAACTCAGTCATAGTTCAACAAAAGGAGCAGTGCATGCTTTGACTGCTGTCAATGAAGAAACTAACatgtttcatattccaacagtTGTCCATAAATGAGACATTCTGTTTGTTCAACATTTACTGGCTGGTACATTTTGCCTCTATGTATTCTGTTTTTATGCTGGTATTTGGCTTTATGTACAAGCAAACACTCTGCAgcactgtttgtaaataaattgtGGAGTGCACTAATGGAATCCTCAAGTACTGATTTTTGCTGTGCTATAATTTTAAGCACTATACTGGAGACATCCACAATGCACCAAATCTGTTTTCACTTCACAAACATGCAAAACCTCCATCTAAATCCAAATGTCGTCGGATTTTTTGGATTCGGCGGGGAGCGTGCAAaggtccgaataatcgagcagtccgaaaaaaataaaaataaaaaatcgctTGAAATGTTAACGACATTAAGCATTACGACACCGGATAACGTTGTTCCGAGTTCCGAGTTTGACGGCTGCGCTGGGAGACGGCAAGCCGTGGATATCCCGAACACGTGGAGGAAACATACTTGTGGCATCATTACAATAATTCAGCAttctgcaagttggcttcacctaacgcatgcgtgctttaggtgaagctcgctttaagCACTGCCGCGTGACTCGCGGCTGGACAACCCGTGCTGGGCTTTCGTGAATTTCGGCCGCCTTGGCCAAAACGAAGGCGCAAAAGCGCTCCGACAGGCCCTCTTCACTCAGAGTAACGGAGAATGAATAGTCATtgcctattttcttgcctcaatttttatataCTTCTTTGCGTGCGAATTTCGGGTGATACGAATATTTTCCAGCTTCCCGAGAGATTGATATGATCGGGGTTCTACCGACGACGCTATTGGTGCAGTTGCGCGTTACCCGATGTGAGAAGGGGGACCTGGTTCTCTTTTGACCCGTTTCACTCCTTACTAGATCCATTTGAAGTGGGTTACAagcagacctgtaaaaattacttttccaaagtaattgaattacgattacaattacatgttcacaaaagtaattaaattacaggcACAATTGCTCATTTtctattgtaattcaattactgaaaaagtaattgcattacactgaattacattcacaaagttgaCTGCAACGGACAAACGACGTGCAAACTGCAAGGTTTGATGTACACATTTATTGCACATGTTCTGAAAGATGATGGTAGTTGAGCTTGTGGTAGTAAAACAAGTTAGAGAAATCTTACACAAGGACAAGTCTCTTGCCATGTTAAAGAAACACCAAACATCACAGTcaaaaggctttctttcttcaggtatgtgaacaaagtgcggatcatgagtgcagcttgtaacgtccattggctttcaagagcaaggtattctcaaagttcttgtctgtaaggctgccacgtctccttgtcataacaagaccaccaaccgaaaacagacgctccactggtgcactgctgggcagcccaacattgtacttcatgaacacctcgagcACACAACGAAGATCTTTCAAAGACTCTAACAACTCTGAAGCGCGGGTCGATACCCATAATTCGTACTCCTTTTCCCAAGGCGcaagagtttttctccttccacattcaaaagtaaaaaaatctgtaccgaaaaatgtaccgatctgaatcgagtctttgggtaatcactgtgaaaaaaagaaagaaaaaaaacggtgtggaactgacccaaactttaaacattgggccttcccagatagcgttcaaagtaattcagaaagtaattcaaaatgtgttacgcgttacttgtaaaagtaattcaattacagttacaattacataaaaTCTAATATAATTCAGGAAGTAATTAATTATtaagaaagtaattaattacagtaattcgATTACTTGTAActaattactttacaggtctggTTACAAGGAAGGAATGACTAATGTGCAGTTCCTTGACCTTCACGTTGCATCAACACACGTGGTGAGTTGGCGACCATTTGTCACACTCGCTGgctgggcaaacagagtccgttcgaaatatcgaaCTAGGGGCCTGTACGGCGTCCGATTTTAAACGTTGTAACTCTCTGGGGCTCACCGCCGTTCTGCAAACGCGTGCGAATAATCGAGAATGctcgaaaaatcggtcggcgactgtaattCTACACTGTTTGAGGTTGATCTGTCAGCGACTCCCAAACATTGCTTTGCAGGGTTTGGTGCTGTTTCAGGTTACCTTCCATCCCCATTTTATCAGCAGACCACTTGAGAAATGTCACAAAGTACATTTAAATGCCGTTAATGAGCTCAATGTTTGGATTCTCTGCTGAGTAGCACAAACTAGACAGAATGATTTTATCGAATCAAAGCCCATTAGGTACCCTTTAGATCCTGAAAGTTCCCCAGAAACGTTTGCAAACCGCAGTGTTCTATAGAACAGCGTGGCAAGTGTTTTCTAAGCTTACGTGTGCCATTCATAGCCCATGGTTTCCAGCACCGCCTTTAGAGCCTCAAAGTGACCAGACTGAGATGAGTCAACCTGTTGTGGACATGTGAGTATAAAAAGAAACGTACATCACTGCAAGATAGCTGTACTTACCACATAGTAGGCTGTATCAAagttgtatttcttttttctatccAGAACAGCTGCGACGTCCCTGCAGCAAGAATGTTTGTGAACAATGTTTGTACCCACTGAGAAATGAATGTCAGAATATCTCATCACACTACTATCACAAGAGGACTGAGTGAACTCAGCCATGACCAGTGtcaaaacaaaaagagaaagaacgAACGGGTATCCATTTCCAGTCTagacctgacttccggttgtccactttcAATTTCTATatgtccatttaattaacctttaattggcctcaattactttcaattgccctttaattacatttacttgatttaattactctcaattcacGTTTAACTGACATTAGTTACCtgtaattacatttaattacctccaGTAATCTTATGAGTATTTAATCTTTCGCTTAATTACATATACCTTACATTAACTCTAAAtgcaactttcttgctttaattacctctaattagctttaattactcttactcttaattaccttcaactacttcaattcCATATCATTTACCTTCATTTGCATTTACCCTCTTCTgtcccctttacatgtccacctatacctctgcctcggtgaggcttcaccatctgtCACTAACAGAGACACAAAGAGCACACACGCAGAGGTATGGCGTAAACAATTTGCACTAATCTT
This portion of the Ornithodoros turicata isolate Travis chromosome 3, ASM3712646v1, whole genome shotgun sequence genome encodes:
- the LOC135389737 gene encoding uncharacterized protein LOC135389737; the protein is MDRVKYKRAARSAQVTKLCNEVAELRADRTATDVTLKALLSNLQNADVALRAVNDEIEPLFGAEELEEEYQGAISYEEKTVKAIVEIQSRLDELRLDPAQPQSGVNPVQSHSGVNPGQSQSGVKLPKLQLQTFSGELTNWISFWEQYRTAVDENARLTKSEKFQYLRTLLKGDAASAIRGLQATAACYDDAVDILKQRFGNTTRIEREHLSRLRKLPPVKSTEDVVGLRALYDHVQAHMRGLRALGVTKESYASMMVDILLSALPEALVIDYQRRTVHDAMRSESFEANQDGQGAAQSESTAETETKGLEELKKLLIYLRVEIESREQVATKIRRDSYPDQRPKGKRTGGMTTGAVLYAGLGQPGEKRNCFFCSAADHSTEDCKADITLAERFKKLAKDMRCYRCTKKGHRSKDCRVKVECSKCRRRHASSVCDPSRQPVEKALVSEVVTTTSVSTTNNPQQCERARVMLQTFRAWASSDTECAYLRGIFDGGSQRTFIRDDIARRLKLPVIGQTTLQLNTFAGDASRDNIRKCKVVEVRLRSQFAPKEYVVRATTIDFICKDLEETPASNEFVSSVRVHGNFIADDLLFPSVRSEGEIGLLIGCDELWKLVSGEVKRCKSDGRLVAVESVFGWTFQGPTTVTSYSTTDSSTTAVCILKVGVGTSDDDILKRFWELDNLGISQEPDSKQEHNAEVLEDFIQKLERRNGRYEVALPWKMGLSALEDNYAVAKDRLQRLMKRLQRDNTVLEYDEAIRSYIKNGHAEEVNEDNGSSLVYYMPHRAVIRNNSSTTRVRVVFDASSHAAGALSLNDHLEKGPKLNTDLVGVLLRFRLHKVALTADIEKAFLQVGVRSQDRDALRFLWLSEIPTADHQDPQLQCWRMKRVPFGTTASPFLLSATLQHHFKSFLDVDGKLAESLLNSFYVDDLLTGAPTVDEALDIAYRAQEILLEAGMNLTKWASNAAEIQQALSPQDISCGVKRKSFNEPAQGKVLGVVWNRELDTFTFSGEHLLSIIRDTQLSKRSVLQASARIFDPLGFIAPYTIRVKIIFQELWKAGLQWDAPLPADLATMWRSWISELPELCSISLERCLLPVNGTEYVYELHVFTDASPQAYGACAFLRTKNECEERKVRLIFAKTRVAPIKTLTLPRLELMGAVIGVRIANFVRSSLAVVVKGVTFWTDSTIALSWIKGDATRWRPFVRNRVVEIQVHSEAKQWRHCPGSENPADALTRGLTVKKLIDERQWFEGPGWLTKNEELWPDITSKGPSCLDSVEDERRTETVTMTHTEESPIPALFDLSRHSNYQRVLRVTAWITRFIRNCRSTSKIGGSLSATEIGEAEDFWTRHVQTEAFPEEMTALKEKGAISNTSKIAQWRPFLDDNGVLRLTGRLQYSNHTEGVKHPILLPKQHAFVALLADNAHRRMLHGGVQSSLTALRERWWIIKARQLVKSIVHRCKVCAKFRVPRGAAPTAPLPTERLTPTHPFDTTGIDFAGPLYIKEASGSSTKSYIALFTCATSRAVHLELVMDLTTKSFIRAFRRFISRRGTPSTIFSDNALTFKKAAKDIGKLWSAIRSQEAQDFVATNRISWKFIVERAAWWGGMWERMVRTVKASLRKVLGRQCLTYEEMMTLLHEVEAVVNSRPLTFLHSNPDEPSALTPGHLLIGKNLIALPDTKDASSVPCTKTDTTNRRWMYRQRLADLFWKRWRHEYLLELRSAHQSNQVPESRTVSRGDVVIVHQDKVPRHLWTLGRVTEVYKGRDGNIRSCELRLPSGHTTRRPVQLVYPLEVQDREC